The following proteins come from a genomic window of Ailuropoda melanoleuca isolate Jingjing chromosome 2, ASM200744v2, whole genome shotgun sequence:
- the AHDC1 gene encoding AT-hook DNA-binding motif-containing protein 1: MRVKPQGLVVTSSAVCSSPDYLREPKYYPGGPPTPRPLLPTRPPASPPDKAFAHTFSENPRPPPRRDPSTRRPPVLAKGDDPLPPRAARPVSQARCPTPAGDGNSSRRRWDNGRVKLRPVVRLIDIMKDLTRLSQDLQHSGVHLDCGGLRLSRPPAPPPGDLQYSFFSSPSLANSIRSPEERATPHAKSERPSHPLYEPEPEPRDSPQPGQGHSPGATAAATGLPPEPEPDGPDYSELADADILSELASLTCPEAQLLEAQALEPPSPEPEPQLLDPQPRFLDPQALEPLGEALELPPLQPLADPLGLPGLALQALDTLPDSLESQLLDPQALDPLPKLLDVPGRRLEPQQPLGPCPLGETLRLDLCSPHGPHGPEGHPKYALRRTDRPKILCRRRKAGRGRKADAGPEGRLLSLPMPTGLAAALAEPPPPPPPPPPALPGPGPVPELEPESSQTPVVPTRKGKCRGVRRMVVKMAKIPVSLGRRNKTTYKVSSLSSSLSVEGKELGLRVSAEPTPLLKMKNNGRNVVVVFPPGEMPIILKRKRGRPPKNLLLGPGKPKEPAVVAAEAATVAAATMAMPEVKKRRRRKQKLASPQPSYAADANDSKAEYSDVLAKLAFLNRQSQCAGRCSPPRCWTPSEPESVHQAPDTQSISHFLHRVQGFRRRGGKAGGFGGRGGGHAAKAARCSFSDFFEGIGKKKKVVAVAAAGVGGPSLTELGHPRKRGRGEVDAMTGKPKRKRRSRKNGTLFPEQVPGGPGFGEAGAEWAGDKGGGWAPHHGHPGGQAGRNCGFQGTEAQAFASTGLESGASGRGSYYGTGAPAGQTELSQERQNLFTGYFRSLLDSDDSSDLLDFALSASRPESRKASGTYAGPPASTLPAQRGLATFPSRGAKASPVAVGSSGAGADPSFQPVLPARQTFPPGRAASYGITPATSDCRAAETFPKLAPPPSAVARSPTAHPPASTYPPQYGGYGAGQSVFAPAKPFTGQDCANSKDCSFAYGSGSSLPASPSSAHSAGYAPPPTGGPCLPPSKASFFNSSEGAPFSGSAPTPLRCDSRASTVSPGGYMVPKGTTASAASAASASSSSSSFQPSPENCRQFAGASQWPFRQGYGGLDWASEAFSQLYNPGFDCHVSEPNVILDISNYTPQKVKQQTAVSETFSESSSDSTQFNQPVSGGFRRANSEASSSEGQSSLSSLEKLMMDWNEASSAPGYNWNQSVLFQSSSKPGRGRRKKVDLFEASHLGFPSSASATASGYPSKRSTGPRQPRGGRGGGACSAKKERGGAAAKAKFIPKPQPVNPLFQDSPDLGLDYYSGDSSMSPLPSQSRAFGVGERDPCDFMGPYSMNPSTPSDGTFGQGFHCDSPSLGAPDLDGKHFPPLAHPPTVFDAGLQKAYSPTCSPTLGFKEELRPPPTKLAACEPLKHGLQGASLGHAAAAQAHLSCRDLPLGQPHYDSPSCKGAAYWYPPGSAARSPPYEGKVGTGLLADFLGRTEAACLSAPHLASPPATPKADKEPLEMARPPGPPRGPAAAAAGYGCPLLSDLTLSPVPRDSLLPLQDTAYRYPGFMPQAHPGLGGGPKSGFLGPMAEPHPEDTFTVTSL, translated from the coding sequence ATGCGTGTGAAGCCCCAGGGCCTGGTGGTGACTTCCAGTGCCGTGTGCAGCTCTCCTGACTACCTCCGGGAGCCCAAGTACTACCCCGgcggcccccccaccccacggccCTTGCTTCCCACCCGGCCCCCTGCCAGCCCACCCGACAAGGCCTTCGCCCACACCTTCTCCGAGAACCCACGCCCACCCCCACGCCGGGACCCCAGCACCCGGCGCCCACCAGTCCTTGCCAAGGGGGACGACCCGCTGCCCCCAAGGGCAGCCCGTCCCGTCTCACAGGCCCGCTGCCCCACCCCCGCGGGAGACGGCAACAGCTCCCGACGTCGCTGGGACAACGGGAGGGTGAAGCTGCGTCCAGTGGTGCGGCTGATTGACATCATGAAGGACCTGACCCGGCTCTCCCAGGACCTGCAGCACAGCGGCGTGCACCTGGACTGTGGTGGCCTCAGACTCAGCCGCCCGCCTGCCCCGCCCCCCGGTGACCTTCAGTACAGCTTCTTCTCCTCACCCAGCCTGGCCAACAGCATCCGCAGCCCCGAAGAGCGGGCCACCCCCCACGCCAAGTCAGAGAGGCCCAGCCACCCCCTCTATGAGCCTGAGCCCGAGCCTAGGGACAGTCCCCAGCCTGGCCAAGGCCATAGTCCCGGAGCCACGGCCGCGGCCACCGGGCTGcccccagagccagagccagacgGCCCTGATTACTCGGAACTTGCTGACGCCGACATCCTCAGCGAGCTGGCCTCCCTTACTTGCCCTGAGGCCCAGCTGCTGGAGGCCCAGGCCCTCGAGCCACCATCTCCTGAGCCAGAGCCTCAGCTCCTGGACCCCCAGCCCCGCTTCCTGGACCCACAGGCACTAGAGCCTCTCGGGGAAGCTTTGGAGCTGCCACCCCTGCAACCTCTTGCTGACCCTCTGGGGCTGCCAGGCCTGGCGCTGCAGGCCCTGGATACCCTGCCCGACTCCCTGGAGTCGCAGCTGCTTGACCCTCAGGCACTTGACCCCCTGCCCAAGTTGCTTGACGTCCCTGGCCGCCGTCTGGAGCCTCAGCAGCCCCTGGGGCCCTGCCCACTGGGCGAGACCTTGCGCCTGGACTTGTGTTCACCCCATGGCCCCCACGGGCCTGAGGGTCACCCCAAGTACGCCTTGCGGCGCACTGATAGGCCAAAGATCCTGTGTCGCCGGCGGAAAGCTGGACGGGGGCGCAAGGCAGACGCTGGACCAGAGGGCCGCCTGCTGTCCCTGCCTATGCCCACAGGGCTGGCGGCCGCCTTGGCCGAGCCCCCGCCACCACCTCCTCCACCACCTCCTGCCCTGCCGGGCCCGGGCCCAGTCCCAGAGCTGGAGCCAGAATCCTCCCAGACACCGGTGGTCCCCACCCGCAAAGGCAAGTGCCGGGGCGTGCGGCGCATGGTGGTGAAGATGGCCAAAATCCCGGTGTCGCTGGGGCGGCGGAACAAGACCACATACAAGGTGTCCTCCTTGAGCAGCAGTCTGAGCGTGGAGGGCAAGGAGCTGGGCCTGCGCGTCTCCGCAGAGCCCACGCCATTGCTGAAGATGAAGAACAACGGGCGGAACGTGGTGGTAGTCTTCCCGCCTGGGGAGATGCCCATTATTCTTAAGCGGAAACGCGGCCGCCCTCCTAAGAACCTGCTGCTGGGTCCTGGCAAGCCGAAGGAGCCAGCAGTGGTGGCGGCTGAAGCGGCCACCGTGGCGGCGGCCACCATGGCCATGCCAGAGGTGAAGAAACGGCGGCGGCGGAAGCAGAAGCTGGCCTCCCCCCAGCCGTCCTACGCAGCAGACGCCAATGACAGTAAGGCCGAGTACTCCGACGTTCTCGCCAAGCTGGCCTTCCTGAACCGCCAGAGCCAGTGTGCTGGGCGGTGCTCGCCCCCCCGCTGCTGGACGCCCAGCGAGCCCGAGTCGGTACACCAGGCCCCTGACACCCAGAGCATCTCCCACTTCCTGCACCGGGTGCAGGGCTTCCGACGGCGTGGTGGTAAAGCAGGCGGTTTtggtggccggggtgggggccaCGCAGCCAAGGCGGCCCGATGCTCCTTCAGTGACTTCTTCGAGGGcattggcaagaaaaagaaagtggtggCAGTGGCAGCTGCCGGCGTCGGGGGTCCCAGCCTCACTGAATTGGGGCACCCACGCAAACGGGGCCGGGGGGAGGTGGACGCCATGACTGGGAAGCCCAAGCGCAAGAGGCGGTCCCGGAAGAACGGGACTCTGTTTCCAGAGCAGGTGCCTGGCGGCCCAGGCTTTGGGGAGGCAGGCGCCGAGTGGGCCGGGGACAAGGGTGGTGGCTGGGCCCCTCACCACGGGCACCCAGGCGGGCAAGCTGGCCGAAACTGTGGGTTCCAGGGGACCGAGGCCCAGGCCTTTGCCTCCACCGGGCTCGAGAGTGGGGCCTCAGGCCGCGGCAGCTACTACGGCACGGGCGCGCCTGCGGGCCAGACCGAGCTCAGCCAGGAGCGCCAAAACCTCTTCACCGGCTATTTTCGCTCACTGCTCGATTCGGATGACTCCTCCGACCTCTTAGACTTTGCCCTCTCAGCCTCTCGCCCTGAGTCCCGGAAGGCATCGGGCACCTACGCAGGGCCCCCCGCCAGCACCCTGCCTGCCCAGCGGGGCCTGGCCACCTTCCCCAGCCGGGGGGCCAAGGCCAGCCCTGTGGCAGTGGGCAGCAGTGGGGCCGGGGCGGACCCCTCCTTCCAGCCCGTCCTGCCCGCTCGCCAGACCTTCCCGCCGGGCCGGGCGGCGAGCTACGGGATAACTCCAGCCACTTCAGACTGCCGGGCAGCCGAGACCTTCCCAAAGCTGGCTCCGCCGCCTTCCGCCGTGGCCCGCTCACCCACCGCCCACCCGCCCGCCAGCACCTACCCGCCTCAGTACGGTGGCTATGGGGCCGGACAGAGCGTTTTTGCCCCAGCTAAGCCCTTTACGGGCCAGGACTGTGCTAACAGCAAGGACTGCAGCTTTGCCTACGGCAGCGGCAGTAGCCTGCCCGCCTCTCCCAGCAGCGCCCACAGCGCCGGCTACGCCCCACCGCCTACGGGTGGCCCCTGCCTTCCACCCAGCAAGGCCTCCTTCTTCAACAGCTCGGAGGGGGCCCCCTTCTCTGGTTCAGCCCCCACACCCCTGCGCTGTGACAGCCGGGCCAGCACCGTCTCTCCCGGCGGCTACATGGTGCCCAAGGGCACCACAGCCTCTGCCGCCTCCGccgcctctgcctcctcctcgtcctcctccttccagccctcGCCTGAAAACTGTCGGCAGTTCGCGGGGGCTTCTCAGTGGCCTTTCCGGCAGGGCTATGGAGGCCTGGACTGGGCCTCTGAGGCCTTCAGTCAACTCTACAATCCTGGTTTCGACTGCCACGTCAGCGAGCCCAACGTGATCCTGGACATCTCCAACTACACGCCGCAGAAGGTGAAGCAGCAGACAGCCGTGTCCGAGACCTTCTCCGAGTCGTCCTCCGACAGCACCCAGTTCAATCAGCCGGTCAGCGGCGGCTTTCGGCGCGCCAACAGCGAGGCCTCGAGCAGCGAGGGCCAGTCGAGCCTGTCCAGCCTGGAGAAACTGATGATGGACTGGAACGAGGCGTCCTCTGCCCCCGGCTACAACTGGAACCAGAGCGTCCTCTTCCAGAGCAGCTCCAAGCCGGGCCGCGGACGGCGGAAGAAGGTGGACCTGTTCGAGGCCTCACATCTGGGCTTCCCGTCGTCCGCCTCGGCCACTGCCTCAGGCTACCCATCCAAACGGAGCACCGGGCCCCGGCAGCCACGGGGTGGACGGGGTGGTGGGGCCTGCTCAGCTAAGAAGGAGCGGGGCGGGGCGGCCGCCAAAGCCAAGTTCATCCCCAAGCCACAGCCCGTCAACCCCCTGTTCCAGGACAGCCCAGACCTCGGCCTGGACTACTACAGTGGGGACAGCAGCATGTCACCACTGCCCTCCCAGTCGAGGGCCTTCGGCGTGGGTGAGCGAGACCCTTGTGACTTCATGGGACCCTACTCCATGAACCCGTCCACTCCTTCTGACGGCACCTTCGGCCAAGGCTTCCACTGCGACTCGCCCAGCCTGGGTGCTCCTGACCTAGATGGCAAGCATTTCCCGCCTCTGGCCCACCCACCCACGGTGTTTGATGCCGGTCTGCAGAAGGCGTACTCACCCACCTGCTCACCCACGCTGGGCTTCAAGGAAGAGCTGCGGCCGCCACCCACGAAGCTGGCTGCCTGTGAGCCCCTCAAGCATGGGCTCCAGGGGGCCAGCCTGGGCCACGCGGCTGCAGCCCAGGCCCACCTTAGCTGTCGGGACCTGCCGCTGGGCCAGCCCCACTACGACTCCCCCAGCTGCAAGGGTGCAGCTTACTGGTACCCGCCGGGCTCAGCTGCCCGCAGCCCACCCTATGAAGGGAAGGTGGGTACAGGGCTGCTGGCTGACTTCCTGGGCAGGACGGAGGCCGCGTGCCTCAGTGCCCCGCACCTGGCTAGCCCACCGGCCACACCCAAGGCCGACAAGGAGCCACTGGAGATGGCCCGGCCGCCTGGCCCACCCCGTGGCCCTGCTGCCGCTGCCGCTGGCTATGGCTGCCCGCTCCTTAGTGACTTGACCCTGTCCCCTGTGCCGAGGGACTCGCTGCTGCCCCTGCAGGATACCGCCTACAGGTATCCAGGCTTTATGCCGCAGGCGCATCCCGGCCTAGGTGGGGGCCCCAAGAGCGGCTTCCTGGGGCCCATGGCGGAACCTCACCCTGAGGACACATTCACCGTCACCTCCCTGTAG